In a single window of the uncultured Dysgonomonas sp. genome:
- a CDS encoding TonB-dependent receptor, whose product MRKKVLVTAILCCIVNMAFAQMTLKGKVVDENEKPVAGASVWIEYTTLGTSTDENGEFSLQRVPEGKHRLRASTLDYNGAKIDIASSCEDILFVLKKSPLKLNEVVVTGTGTHNRLKNTPVAMDMITKKELENINVPTFENAMMSISPSFSFMTNAMGSYMQMNGLSNRYILVLVDGKKLAGDVSGNTDLSRINMKNVKRIEVLKGAASALYGSEAMGGVINIITENPKESIYITSDTRYAEYGQFSQAINADVNYKWLSSSTSFQRNQSDGWQLNTQETSGDKLIDTDKMAVNTNYSDVVSQKFTVKPAKSLSIYAEGSLYDKKLKRPVSSYAYNMKYEDYNIGAGARYMLKDLAVITLDLYTDNFEYYREYIKDDGNYKNGEESKERRQKYYDANLKGIFNLGKYNRLSVGTQYQLDYIESQSDTKDGSRDVYTYSVYAQDEIKLLDSKLQFVPGFRYVYNEAFGNRLTPKLSGMYSLDHFNFRASYSAGFRAPDMKELYTRTITRSTLSLGNSDLKPESSNYYSLNTEYHNDFLTVSVTGYINRIKNIIQTRDVTETITEDEKNEGIKKKQVYTNSSRARVNGFETSVNSYLGAGLSIGLGYSYVNSKDYDTGKPLVRSSKHIGTGNVNWNKKWWIVDSNINFNGRIQSSRYMGDKDPARAYNQWNLATRHRLKNFNGFVVEPGFGIENIFDFVDDKPFGANYATLSPGRVFYVSLSLKFSK is encoded by the coding sequence ATGAGAAAAAAAGTATTGGTTACAGCCATCTTGTGCTGTATTGTAAACATGGCATTTGCCCAAATGACCTTAAAGGGAAAAGTCGTGGATGAAAATGAGAAACCTGTTGCGGGTGCCAGTGTATGGATCGAATATACCACACTGGGAACTTCGACGGACGAGAACGGAGAGTTTAGTTTGCAGAGAGTACCCGAAGGCAAACACAGATTAAGAGCATCGACACTCGACTACAATGGAGCTAAGATTGATATTGCATCTTCCTGCGAAGATATCTTATTCGTCTTAAAAAAATCCCCACTAAAACTTAATGAAGTAGTAGTTACAGGTACAGGTACGCACAACAGATTAAAGAATACCCCTGTAGCAATGGATATGATAACCAAAAAGGAACTGGAGAATATAAATGTCCCTACATTCGAAAATGCCATGATGTCCATCAGTCCATCCTTCTCTTTCATGACTAACGCTATGGGTTCGTATATGCAGATGAACGGATTAAGCAATCGTTACATCCTTGTATTGGTAGATGGAAAGAAACTGGCAGGAGATGTATCGGGTAATACAGACCTGTCGCGGATAAATATGAAGAATGTAAAGCGTATAGAGGTGTTGAAAGGTGCTGCATCTGCATTATATGGATCCGAGGCAATGGGAGGGGTTATCAATATTATCACTGAGAATCCTAAAGAATCCATCTATATAACATCCGATACCCGCTATGCCGAATATGGCCAATTTTCGCAGGCTATAAACGCTGATGTGAATTACAAATGGCTGTCCTCATCAACTTCTTTTCAGCGCAACCAAAGCGATGGCTGGCAGTTGAACACACAGGAAACATCGGGAGATAAGTTGATAGATACTGATAAAATGGCTGTGAACACGAATTATTCTGATGTGGTGAGTCAGAAATTCACAGTAAAGCCGGCTAAATCTCTAAGCATATACGCAGAAGGAAGCCTCTATGACAAGAAGCTGAAAAGACCAGTATCGTCATATGCGTATAATATGAAATATGAAGATTACAATATAGGAGCGGGAGCAAGGTATATGCTTAAAGATCTGGCTGTAATTACATTGGACTTATATACTGACAATTTTGAATATTACCGTGAATACATCAAGGATGATGGAAATTATAAAAACGGAGAAGAATCGAAAGAAAGAAGACAGAAATACTATGATGCCAATCTGAAAGGCATATTCAATTTAGGAAAGTACAATCGTCTTTCGGTAGGAACGCAATACCAGTTGGACTATATCGAAAGCCAGTCGGATACAAAAGACGGTTCGAGAGATGTATATACATATTCGGTATATGCGCAGGATGAGATAAAGCTGCTGGATAGCAAACTGCAATTCGTGCCGGGATTCCGCTATGTTTATAATGAAGCTTTCGGTAACAGGCTTACGCCAAAGTTGTCGGGAATGTATTCACTCGATCATTTCAATTTCAGGGCATCTTATTCAGCCGGATTCCGCGCTCCTGATATGAAAGAACTATATACAAGGACTATAACACGTTCTACTTTAAGCCTTGGTAATTCCGATTTGAAACCGGAATCATCCAACTATTACTCACTCAATACTGAATACCACAACGATTTTCTGACAGTTTCTGTTACAGGGTATATTAACCGGATAAAGAATATTATCCAGACAAGGGATGTTACCGAAACGATAACTGAAGACGAAAAGAATGAAGGGATAAAGAAAAAACAGGTATACACCAATTCATCCAGAGCTCGTGTAAACGGATTCGAAACCTCCGTGAATTCATATCTCGGAGCAGGACTGAGTATAGGGTTGGGCTACAGTTATGTAAATTCCAAGGATTACGATACAGGTAAGCCGTTGGTACGTTCCAGCAAGCATATTGGTACAGGAAATGTAAACTGGAATAAAAAATGGTGGATTGTAGATTCGAACATAAACTTTAACGGACGGATACAGAGCAGCCGTTATATGGGAGATAAAGATCCTGCGCGCGCATATAATCAATGGAATCTGGCTACCCGCCATCGTTTGAAGAATTTCAACGGTTTTGTTGTAGAACCGGGCTTCGGTATCGAAAATATTTTTGATTTTGTGGACGACAAGCCTTTCGGCGCAAATTATGCTACACTGTCTCCCGGACGGGTTTTCTATGTGAGTTTGTCTTTAAAGTTTAGCAAATAA
- a CDS encoding cobyrinate a,c-diamide synthase has product MAYTSHSLISAIASGSGKTTITLGLLRALRNRGLSVQPFKCGPDYIDTKYHVLAAGTESVNLDLFLSSENHIKNLYNKYSSGKDVCITEGVMGLFDGYDRMNGSSAQIAEKLDIPVILVLNAKSMAYSAAALLYGFKNFSDRVNIAGVIFNFVASESHYNFLKDACHDVGLEPLGYLPKNTDIEIPSRHLGLNIDEQYRFDDFADKAADLIEKHIDIDKLLSITVRRQPHIEVTKETNVPLQGLRISVARDSAFNFMYHENIEYLKRLGTVSYFSPLSDKQLPESDFIYLPGGYPELYLSELSNNRTMQDSIRHYVEAGGKVLAECGGMMYLSSSISHENGTEYPMVNIFDQKATMENMKLKLGYRQFKYNGLSLKGHEFHYSTINSEQQSVVQQYTAKGQATDTKLLRYKNVIAGYTHLYWADMDNLMDIF; this is encoded by the coding sequence ATGGCATATACATCCCATTCCCTTATCTCGGCAATAGCGTCCGGTTCCGGTAAAACTACAATTACTTTAGGTTTATTGAGGGCACTCCGGAACAGAGGTCTGAGTGTACAACCTTTTAAATGTGGACCGGACTATATAGACACCAAATATCATGTCCTGGCAGCAGGAACCGAATCAGTCAATCTCGACCTGTTCCTATCGTCTGAAAACCATATAAAGAATTTGTATAATAAATATTCATCGGGTAAAGATGTTTGTATTACCGAAGGTGTTATGGGACTATTCGACGGATACGACCGCATGAATGGAAGCAGTGCGCAAATAGCGGAGAAACTGGATATCCCTGTCATTTTAGTCCTGAATGCGAAGTCGATGGCTTATTCGGCGGCGGCCCTGCTTTATGGTTTCAAGAATTTCTCTGATAGGGTGAATATCGCAGGTGTCATTTTCAATTTTGTAGCTTCCGAAAGCCACTATAATTTCCTAAAAGATGCCTGTCACGATGTAGGACTTGAACCATTAGGCTATCTGCCCAAGAATACTGATATAGAAATTCCATCCCGCCATCTGGGTTTGAATATCGACGAACAATACCGCTTCGATGATTTCGCGGACAAGGCTGCTGACCTGATAGAAAAGCATATAGATATAGATAAGCTCTTGTCCATTACAGTAAGGAGACAACCGCATATAGAAGTAACAAAAGAAACTAATGTACCCTTACAAGGTTTAAGAATAAGTGTTGCCCGAGATTCAGCATTCAACTTCATGTACCATGAAAATATCGAATACCTGAAAAGATTAGGCACAGTATCCTACTTCAGCCCGTTATCCGACAAGCAATTACCTGAATCCGATTTTATTTACCTGCCCGGAGGATACCCCGAGTTATATCTTAGCGAATTAAGTAATAACCGGACAATGCAGGACAGTATCCGCCATTACGTTGAAGCCGGAGGTAAAGTCCTCGCCGAATGTGGAGGTATGATGTACTTATCTTCATCTATCTCCCATGAGAATGGTACTGAATACCCGATGGTAAACATTTTCGACCAAAAAGCCACAATGGAGAATATGAAGCTCAAACTGGGTTACAGACAATTCAAGTATAATGGTCTGTCGCTGAAAGGACACGAATTTCACTACTCCACAATAAATAGCGAACAACAAAGCGTTGTACAACAATACACAGCCAAAGGGCAAGCCACAGATACTAAACTATTACGCTATAAGAATGTCATCGCAGGTTACACGCATCTGTACTGGGCAGATATGGACAATCTGATGGATATATTTTAA
- a CDS encoding family 20 glycosylhydrolase, protein MKKLVPLFSLTAMVLITSCNGPEPTVEKPYNQSINITPIPLELIQKQDTFKLSKRIVFVAGNTDIEKVAAYFSAKIKASTGYDLKTVKDKPASDYISLNIVPDLTLNDEGYTLDITHQGIDIQAKTAQGLFYGMQTVMQLLPAEIESPTLIKNIAWNIPAVTVKDEPRFKYRGLHLDVCRHFVDVDFIKKQLDVLAMFKINRFHWHLTEDQAWRIEIKKYPKLTEMGAVRTEGEGNTYGPFFYTQEQVKEIVAYAKERFIEVIPEIELPGHAVAALHAYPEFSCTGEPIEVRNIWGVATDVFCAGNDSVFQFLEDVIAEVVPLFESEYFHIGGDECPKLRWEKCPKCQARIKELGLKGNKEHSAEEKLQSYFVQRIEKVLLKHNKKMIGWDEILEGGLAPSATVMSWRGEEGGIASANMGHDVIMTPGAWLYVDKYQGDPNLQTVTIGGYLTLSKVYNYEPVPGLIDDDKKHHILGAQANMWNEYNYTGEEMEYDIYPRIIALSELTWSAKENKSYEDFERRIDNQRVRLDMHGINYYIPMPEDKSPHMIKYWGDSVSAPFSCNFVVFTDQATLDFKTTEPARMVYTTDGSEPTLKSEVFTKPLTFTENTTLKIRSVLLSDKMSPVRTITIEKQTYAPAVEKEKNAKPGLTAEYYKGYVRTVAELNGKTPTETEQVATPQDTKYRVKDYMEVYADDFYSYILTGYINIPEDGIYYFNTDSELWLDATYLISNEKDNSGTARRFSRSDKSIALAKGPHAIKIVRLGAIFGGWPTQWDPVMLSIRKADQPEFTLMDASYFK, encoded by the coding sequence ATGAAAAAACTAGTTCCTTTGTTTTCTCTGACAGCTATGGTACTGATAACGTCGTGCAACGGTCCGGAACCAACTGTAGAGAAGCCTTACAACCAAAGTATAAACATTACTCCTATCCCGCTCGAACTGATACAAAAGCAAGACACTTTCAAGCTTTCTAAGAGGATTGTTTTCGTCGCAGGCAATACAGATATAGAAAAGGTTGCTGCTTATTTTTCCGCAAAGATAAAGGCCTCAACCGGATATGACCTTAAAACAGTAAAAGACAAACCGGCTTCTGATTACATAAGCCTGAATATTGTACCCGACCTCACTCTCAATGATGAAGGATATACATTAGACATAACACATCAAGGTATAGATATACAGGCGAAAACGGCCCAAGGATTATTCTATGGCATGCAAACAGTTATGCAGTTACTGCCTGCCGAAATAGAAAGTCCTACCCTTATTAAAAATATAGCATGGAATATTCCGGCAGTAACAGTCAAAGATGAACCCCGGTTCAAATATCGAGGATTGCATCTCGATGTATGCCGCCATTTTGTCGATGTGGACTTTATCAAGAAGCAACTGGACGTGTTAGCCATGTTCAAAATCAACAGATTCCACTGGCATCTGACAGAAGATCAGGCCTGGCGCATCGAGATAAAGAAATACCCTAAACTGACAGAGATGGGCGCTGTACGCACCGAAGGGGAAGGAAACACCTATGGACCATTCTTCTATACACAGGAACAGGTGAAAGAAATAGTAGCCTATGCCAAAGAACGATTCATAGAGGTGATACCCGAAATCGAACTTCCGGGACATGCTGTAGCAGCATTACACGCTTATCCGGAATTTTCATGTACCGGAGAACCAATCGAAGTACGCAATATCTGGGGCGTTGCAACGGATGTTTTCTGTGCAGGGAACGATTCCGTGTTCCAGTTTCTTGAAGATGTGATAGCCGAAGTAGTCCCTCTGTTCGAGAGCGAGTATTTCCACATAGGCGGAGATGAGTGCCCTAAACTGCGTTGGGAGAAGTGTCCTAAATGTCAGGCACGCATCAAAGAACTGGGGCTAAAAGGCAATAAAGAACACAGCGCAGAAGAAAAGCTCCAAAGCTACTTCGTTCAGCGCATAGAGAAGGTACTGCTGAAGCATAACAAGAAAATGATCGGCTGGGACGAAATACTCGAAGGTGGGCTAGCGCCATCTGCAACCGTTATGAGTTGGCGGGGAGAAGAAGGCGGCATTGCCTCGGCAAATATGGGACATGATGTAATTATGACCCCGGGAGCATGGCTATATGTGGACAAGTATCAGGGAGATCCCAATCTCCAGACAGTAACCATAGGCGGATATCTGACATTAAGCAAAGTCTATAATTACGAACCTGTTCCGGGACTAATAGATGACGATAAGAAGCACCACATACTGGGGGCTCAGGCGAATATGTGGAATGAATATAATTATACAGGAGAAGAAATGGAGTATGATATATACCCACGCATAATAGCCTTATCTGAATTAACCTGGTCTGCAAAAGAAAACAAGAGTTATGAAGATTTCGAACGACGTATCGATAACCAACGTGTACGTCTCGATATGCACGGTATCAATTACTATATCCCTATGCCTGAAGACAAAAGCCCTCATATGATAAAATACTGGGGTGATTCTGTCAGCGCGCCATTCTCCTGTAATTTTGTAGTATTTACAGATCAGGCAACACTTGATTTCAAAACAACCGAACCTGCCAGAATGGTTTATACAACGGACGGAAGCGAACCTACACTGAAATCGGAGGTATTTACAAAACCATTGACATTTACAGAAAACACAACACTGAAAATACGTTCGGTACTGCTTTCTGATAAAATGAGTCCTGTACGCACAATTACAATAGAAAAACAAACATATGCGCCTGCTGTAGAAAAAGAAAAAAATGCTAAACCCGGACTAACAGCGGAGTATTATAAAGGCTATGTAAGAACAGTTGCCGAATTGAATGGAAAAACTCCAACTGAAACCGAACAGGTAGCAACACCTCAGGACACCAAATACAGAGTCAAAGACTATATGGAAGTATATGCCGACGATTTCTATTCTTATATTCTGACGGGATATATAAATATTCCTGAAGATGGAATATATTATTTCAATACGGATAGTGAATTATGGTTGGACGCCACATACTTAATCTCTAATGAAAAAGATAATAGCGGCACAGCCCGACGATTCTCCCGCAGCGACAAGTCCATCGCTCTGGCAAAAGGCCCTCATGCTATTAAAATAGTAAGGCTAGGTGCTATATTCGGAGGCTGGCCTACACAATGGGACCCGGTAATGCTATCGATACGCAAAGCCGATCAACCGGAGTTTACTCTTATGGATGCTTCTTATTTTAAATAA
- a CDS encoding sirohydrochlorin cobaltochelatase — protein MKKILATILLYITVLPFFAHGGGNYEHSDFFKTMKPGDKAAILMVHFGTTHADTRELTIDALNDKVRKEFPEVELREAYTSRIIIKRLGERGINKQNPLEALKQLHADGYTHVLIQASTIIDGVEMESLEKNVDEVEPLFKDIRIGNPLLYTPEDYEKVTEILTDDTDSQIAYVWVGHGTYDATTAQYAMLDYMLKAKGHKNHFVGTIEGYPAFEDMLAQLKASGLKKVVLTPFMFVAGEHAKNDIAEDWKNDLEEEGFTVELQLKGLGENPAIQDLYISHLKFKAGHRKIGIMKKKAIYEVTGEVMH, from the coding sequence ATGAAAAAGATTTTAGCAACTATATTACTATATATTACAGTCTTACCGTTTTTTGCTCATGGTGGTGGAAATTATGAGCATTCCGATTTCTTCAAAACGATGAAGCCGGGAGATAAGGCTGCTATTCTGATGGTGCATTTTGGAACTACACATGCCGATACCCGTGAGCTGACCATAGATGCACTGAATGATAAAGTGAGGAAAGAATTTCCTGAAGTGGAATTGCGTGAAGCTTATACCTCGCGCATAATTATCAAACGCTTGGGCGAACGGGGGATAAATAAACAGAATCCGTTAGAGGCTTTGAAACAATTACATGCAGATGGATATACCCATGTTTTGATACAGGCATCTACGATTATCGACGGAGTGGAAATGGAATCACTGGAAAAGAATGTAGACGAAGTGGAGCCCTTGTTTAAAGATATACGCATCGGTAATCCCTTGCTTTACACTCCTGAAGATTATGAAAAGGTAACAGAAATACTGACAGACGATACTGACAGTCAGATAGCTTATGTCTGGGTAGGACACGGAACATACGATGCTACTACGGCTCAATATGCAATGCTCGATTACATGCTGAAAGCAAAGGGGCATAAAAATCATTTTGTGGGTACGATAGAAGGCTATCCCGCTTTTGAAGACATGCTGGCGCAGCTGAAAGCTTCGGGTCTGAAGAAAGTTGTGCTGACTCCTTTTATGTTTGTGGCTGGTGAACATGCAAAAAACGATATTGCCGAAGACTGGAAGAATGATTTGGAAGAAGAAGGATTCACAGTGGAACTTCAGTTGAAAGGCTTGGGGGAAAATCCAGCGATACAGGACTTGTATATTTCCCATCTCAAATTTAAAGCCGGACACCGTAAAATCGGAATAATGAAGAAAAAAGCCATCTATGAAGTTACGGGGGAAGTAATGCATTAA
- a CDS encoding DUF456 domain-containing protein has protein sequence MAIDIILTIIGAILIITGIVGCIVPVLPGIPLSYAGIFLLHLTSKVEFSTQFLIIWAIVVIIVQILDFYIPVWGTQKFGGGKKGIWGSAVGIIFGLFFLQPFGIILFPFLGAFIGELIDGKEPKPALKAGFGAFIGFMAGTVMKLAVAFILAFYFFKEVIGIFF, from the coding sequence ATGGCTATCGATATCATTCTTACCATAATAGGAGCAATTCTCATTATCACGGGCATAGTGGGTTGTATCGTGCCCGTACTACCGGGTATTCCTCTCAGCTATGCAGGTATCTTTCTTTTACATCTGACGTCGAAAGTTGAATTTTCCACTCAGTTCTTAATCATATGGGCCATTGTTGTCATCATTGTACAAATACTCGATTTCTATATCCCGGTATGGGGTACCCAGAAATTCGGCGGAGGGAAGAAGGGTATTTGGGGTAGTGCGGTAGGGATTATCTTCGGTCTGTTCTTTCTTCAACCCTTCGGTATTATCCTTTTCCCGTTTCTAGGAGCCTTTATTGGAGAACTGATAGACGGCAAAGAACCAAAGCCCGCTCTTAAGGCCGGGTTTGGAGCTTTTATCGGATTTATGGCCGGAACTGTAATGAAACTGGCTGTAGCTTTCATTCTTGCTTTTTACTTCTTCAAAGAGGTAATTGGTATCTTTTTCTGA
- a CDS encoding TonB-dependent receptor, which produces MKKYLYIIIGTMMIGNVFAQNKNMTDTIFSIREVEVVGTNLKKNEVGKLNVPLQYLPLSVTTVSANTLDMRGIVNMQDAVKFLPNTRMRTTYGAYQQFEVRGFDFTPIMIDGVRDERTSITNSAPLPDLSSVESIELLKGPASVLYGHSTVGGVLNVIRKAPTSKNTLNALMSYGSWDNKRAMIDFGGKFFGPFNYRAVVNWSDNEGYRYTNDKRFSGYFALGGQLDAKQELDIRAGFNRDWYGTEIGLPQFMANDVYNADGSKYLSKGDMLPGLNRRWRYNNESDFMKNNGSNVSVRYSNKVSESLKIENRLAYNYDNIDYFSTETLSYMESADPIYNHYYMKVDAKTKEQTKQYICLDTVQLTYPLRFAYTVHVINEQLEASGKIEFDNGMKYNYLGGYNFVYFHRNTYRGYGGTNPQTNKTYQLSDLIDGPGLNSKVPVYNPHSMGYMDPHFSAGTATRNITNGVYLQNLLELSDQFKVMASGRFDHFLFKTATATINPISKERKYSDQPEFDKTTTSSFTYRLGAVYLPATNLSVYGSFANFFMPYRDIVSSNIIYINADGNRFEPKDGDQAFKPQTGYQGEIGVRYSHNNILQATASAFYIRKNNEKKTLKTGVVEDGVTKSVVGVVGSSESKGFELELTLTPVDNAALSFGYGYTDATIRDIKKNEYMEEEVQKGMRLAGIPKNTFFAAGNYRISKGMFSNLGFNLTVSYTDNVYRTVDKGVVYPAYWLTDLGVSYKLKNGIQLRANVNNVFDEKYYNQSLGTQMVPSMPRNYLFTLAYSL; this is translated from the coding sequence ATGAAAAAATATCTATATATAATCATCGGTACCATGATGATAGGCAATGTATTTGCCCAAAATAAAAATATGACAGACACAATCTTCTCTATTCGGGAAGTAGAGGTTGTGGGTACTAATCTGAAAAAGAACGAAGTAGGCAAACTCAACGTGCCTCTCCAATATTTGCCGCTTTCTGTAACTACAGTATCGGCAAATACCCTGGATATGAGAGGTATTGTGAATATGCAGGATGCTGTAAAGTTCTTGCCTAACACCCGTATGCGTACTACCTATGGTGCATATCAGCAATTTGAAGTTCGGGGATTCGATTTTACACCGATAATGATAGATGGGGTGAGAGATGAACGTACTTCTATTACTAATTCTGCTCCTTTACCCGATTTGTCTTCGGTAGAGTCTATCGAATTGCTCAAAGGGCCGGCTTCTGTTCTGTACGGGCATTCTACAGTCGGTGGTGTTCTGAACGTGATTAGAAAAGCACCGACATCAAAGAACACATTAAATGCACTGATGAGCTACGGGTCATGGGATAATAAGAGGGCTATGATTGATTTCGGTGGAAAATTTTTCGGTCCGTTCAATTACAGGGCTGTTGTTAACTGGTCGGATAACGAAGGTTACAGATATACTAACGACAAACGTTTCTCCGGCTATTTCGCTTTGGGCGGACAATTGGATGCCAAGCAGGAACTGGATATACGCGCCGGCTTTAACCGTGACTGGTATGGAACGGAGATTGGTCTGCCCCAGTTTATGGCGAATGATGTTTATAATGCTGATGGTAGTAAATATTTATCAAAGGGGGATATGCTTCCCGGCCTCAACAGGCGGTGGAGGTACAACAATGAATCGGATTTTATGAAAAATAACGGTTCGAATGTCTCAGTCCGTTATAGCAATAAGGTGTCGGAGTCATTGAAGATTGAAAACAGATTGGCGTATAATTACGATAATATTGATTATTTCAGTACCGAAACATTATCCTATATGGAGAGTGCCGATCCTATATACAATCATTATTATATGAAAGTAGATGCGAAAACAAAGGAACAAACAAAGCAATATATTTGTCTGGATACTGTACAACTCACATATCCATTGCGTTTTGCTTATACTGTGCATGTGATAAACGAACAGCTAGAAGCATCGGGGAAAATTGAGTTTGACAACGGTATGAAATATAATTATTTGGGAGGATACAATTTCGTTTATTTTCATCGCAATACTTATCGTGGTTATGGAGGTACAAATCCTCAAACAAACAAAACTTATCAACTTTCTGATTTAATTGACGGACCCGGCTTGAACTCTAAAGTCCCTGTTTATAATCCTCACAGTATGGGATATATGGACCCTCATTTTAGCGCGGGAACCGCGACTCGGAATATTACAAATGGTGTTTATCTACAGAACTTGCTGGAATTATCAGATCAATTTAAAGTGATGGCTTCCGGCCGTTTCGATCATTTTTTGTTTAAAACAGCCACAGCCACAATAAATCCAATATCAAAAGAACGGAAATATTCAGATCAACCTGAATTCGACAAAACTACAACTTCCTCTTTTACATACAGGCTTGGCGCAGTTTATTTACCTGCTACAAATCTTTCTGTATATGGATCTTTTGCCAATTTCTTTATGCCGTACCGGGATATAGTAAGTTCTAATATTATCTATATCAATGCCGATGGTAACAGGTTCGAACCCAAAGACGGAGATCAGGCATTCAAACCTCAGACGGGATATCAGGGGGAAATCGGTGTACGATATTCTCACAATAATATCTTACAGGCAACAGCAAGCGCATTCTATATCCGCAAAAACAATGAGAAGAAAACATTGAAAACAGGAGTGGTCGAAGACGGAGTAACCAAAAGTGTAGTAGGTGTTGTCGGATCATCGGAATCGAAAGGCTTTGAGTTGGAACTGACCCTTACACCTGTAGATAATGCGGCCCTGTCTTTCGGTTATGGTTATACCGATGCTACTATCCGCGATATAAAGAAGAATGAATACATGGAAGAAGAGGTGCAAAAAGGGATGCGTCTGGCAGGAATTCCCAAAAATACGTTTTTTGCGGCGGGAAACTATCGGATATCTAAAGGGATGTTCAGCAATCTGGGTTTCAATCTGACAGTGTCATACACAGATAATGTATACAGGACAGTCGACAAAGGTGTCGTATATCCCGCATATTGGCTGACCGATCTGGGTGTCTCGTATAAACTGAAAAATGGAATACAGCTAAGGGCGAATGTCAATAATGTATTTGATGAGAAATATTATAATCAGTCATTGGGTACTCAGATGGTGCCGAGCATGCCTCGCAATTATCTGTTTACGCTGGCATACAGCCTGTAG